The following proteins are encoded in a genomic region of Desulfurococcaceae archaeon:
- the mgtE gene encoding magnesium transporter — translation MSANSLSEKLIELLSAGRLSETVELLRSLPSHEVVEALLRLSSGDRTRLLTVLDLDTISEELAKLPVEIIHEIARVKGLDDIVKVIKKLPVDEIADIVAKLPHKMRIEVLRSIPGDLAQTVAKLAKFPPESVGGVMTTMVPVFSGDLAVGNAIEEYIHKSKQGLYESSHYVYVVDHDGKLIGYTDVKTLLTKPRDTKLSKCTLPVKVTVTPFDDREVAAKVAINYDLMEVPVVDFDGRFMGIVTLDDLLDVVVSEYSEDLLKYAGFVEAVKGSYVTENPLKLALKRVPVLIYLYLVNTITGSVVASFTTVIERVAVLAAFMPMLADNSGNIGAQASALVLRGLVTGEIRLSRRDLAMLLIKEFTATTVMITILAPIAFAIGFLIPFLAVGGLFSAIRVASVVAIALVVSCYVADVVGAFLPVVLAKLRIDPATASAPLVTSIADIITVTVYFMTAALLFMV, via the coding sequence GTGAGTGCTAATAGCTTATCTGAGAAGCTCATTGAACTCTTAAGTGCAGGTAGGTTGAGCGAGACCGTTGAACTACTAAGGTCGCTTCCATCACACGAGGTGGTAGAAGCCCTGCTAAGGCTAAGCAGCGGGGACAGGACTCGATTATTGACCGTACTAGACCTCGATACGATCTCAGAAGAGCTCGCCAAGCTACCCGTGGAAATAATTCACGAAATCGCACGTGTCAAGGGCTTAGACGACATAGTAAAGGTTATTAAAAAGCTCCCAGTAGATGAAATAGCTGACATCGTCGCTAAATTGCCGCACAAAATGAGGATTGAAGTCCTAAGGTCTATACCCGGCGATCTCGCGCAAACCGTTGCTAAGCTTGCAAAGTTCCCTCCTGAAAGTGTTGGCGGTGTGATGACAACCATGGTACCCGTCTTTAGCGGCGACCTAGCGGTTGGTAACGCCATTGAGGAGTACATACATAAGTCTAAACAGGGGCTTTACGAGAGTAGCCACTACGTTTACGTAGTCGACCACGACGGTAAATTAATAGGTTATACTGATGTGAAGACCCTGCTTACAAAGCCACGAGATACTAAGCTTTCTAAATGCACTCTACCGGTTAAGGTGACTGTAACGCCTTTTGACGACCGCGAAGTCGCCGCTAAGGTTGCCATAAACTATGACTTGATGGAAGTCCCCGTTGTAGACTTCGATGGGAGGTTTATGGGCATAGTCACGCTAGACGACCTACTTGACGTTGTCGTGAGCGAGTACTCGGAAGACCTGCTAAAGTACGCCGGTTTCGTTGAAGCAGTTAAGGGAAGTTACGTCACCGAAAACCCACTCAAGCTTGCACTTAAACGAGTTCCAGTACTCATCTACCTGTACCTAGTAAACACTATTACAGGCAGTGTAGTGGCGTCCTTTACTACCGTAATCGAAAGGGTTGCCGTGTTGGCTGCCTTCATGCCGATGTTGGCGGATAACTCCGGTAACATTGGTGCGCAGGCATCGGCGCTTGTACTAAGAGGCCTTGTAACCGGCGAAATAAGGCTCTCTAGAAGGGACTTAGCCATGTTACTCATAAAGGAGTTTACGGCAACTACGGTAATGATTACCATACTAGCGCCGATAGCATTCGCTATAGGGTTTTTAATACCCTTCCTAGCGGTTGGAGGGCTGTTCAGCGCGATTAGAGTGGCTAGTGTGGTCGCGATTGCACTAGTAGTATCCTGTTACGTAGCAGATGTTGTGGGAGCGTTTCTTCCAGTAGTATTGGCGAAGCTTAGAATAGACCCGGCCACAGCGTCAGCTCCACTCGTTACCAGCATAGCAGATATAATAACGGTAACGGTGTACTTCATGACAGCTGCTCTACTGTTCATGGTTTAA
- a CDS encoding MATE family efflux transporter, which translates to MKIDSELRGILKTSLPLVVVELVASLYSLTDTYFVSGLGAEALAALGISGYIIMLLQTFNTLFVVPLMVFTSQCIGAGKRDLARLVTGEVIFLGLVTVIVLSLAWFSLGDKIVKLQSGASGLTFMYATSYLRIRIAGFVALYLTMSFDSMIIASGATVYSMIANSVGLALNAVLDPLMIYGYFGLPALGVNGAALATVVSNAVSIPIQLYFLKGLKLVPLFSMQPSTWRKSLDLGIPAFIERAVFALGNNVYAGIIARLGSVVMAAHNIGLRIESLIYMPGFAFSMTASALVGKYVGSGQLSEAKRAGWKAIVLGTLVVGVLGVIVGLTGYYLAQPFSPSEEIRKLASLYLALAGFSEFGLGAAMITSGAFRGAGNTRIPMLVNVSSLLLIRITLSLLLAGPLGALGPWLAMFIDVYVRGAGLLTLYKCTFEKLAKKIV; encoded by the coding sequence TTGAAAATTGATAGCGAACTCCGAGGTATTTTGAAAACAAGCTTACCATTAGTAGTTGTGGAGCTGGTTGCGAGCTTATATTCTCTCACCGACACGTACTTTGTTAGCGGGCTCGGTGCAGAGGCGCTTGCCGCGCTCGGAATATCGGGCTACATCATCATGCTCCTTCAGACGTTTAACACGCTCTTCGTAGTGCCTCTCATGGTTTTCACGTCGCAGTGTATTGGCGCAGGTAAACGCGATCTGGCCAGGCTAGTAACTGGTGAGGTGATTTTTCTCGGACTCGTTACGGTGATAGTGCTTTCTCTTGCATGGTTCTCCTTGGGGGATAAGATAGTAAAGCTTCAATCGGGTGCCAGCGGTCTTACATTCATGTACGCTACGAGCTACCTGCGCATAAGGATTGCTGGTTTTGTTGCCTTATACCTAACGATGTCGTTCGACTCCATGATCATAGCTTCGGGAGCCACGGTTTACTCCATGATAGCGAATAGTGTGGGACTCGCACTAAACGCTGTATTAGATCCGCTAATGATCTACGGTTACTTCGGGCTACCTGCACTAGGTGTGAACGGCGCCGCCCTGGCGACAGTGGTATCTAATGCTGTTAGCATACCAATACAACTCTACTTCCTAAAGGGCCTGAAGCTAGTACCGCTATTCTCCATGCAGCCATCTACGTGGAGGAAGTCACTCGACCTAGGAATACCCGCCTTCATAGAAAGAGCAGTGTTTGCGCTAGGCAATAACGTATACGCGGGTATAATTGCAAGGCTAGGTAGCGTTGTAATGGCCGCACATAATATAGGTTTAAGGATTGAGAGCCTCATATACATGCCGGGTTTTGCATTCTCCATGACGGCATCCGCACTTGTAGGCAAGTACGTGGGGTCTGGACAATTAAGTGAAGCTAAAAGAGCAGGGTGGAAAGCTATAGTTCTTGGCACACTCGTTGTGGGCGTTCTAGGCGTCATAGTAGGTCTAACTGGTTACTACCTCGCGCAGCCCTTCTCACCGAGTGAAGAGATCAGAAAACTAGCTTCGCTGTACCTAGCACTAGCAGGGTTCAGCGAGTTCGGCCTAGGTGCGGCAATGATCACTAGCGGGGCTTTCCGCGGAGCGGGCAATACACGCATACCAATGCTCGTTAACGTATCTTCCCTGCTCCTAATTAGAATAACCCTATCGCTACTTCTTGCAGGGCCTCTGGGAGCACTAGGACCCTGGTTAGCGATGTTCATAGACGTCTACGTAAGGGGCGCAGGGCTACTTACCCTCTACAAATGTACATTCGAAAAGCTCGCAAAGAAAATTGTTTAA
- a CDS encoding slipin family protein — protein sequence MPILVSAIKVVKEYERLVVFRLGRLRGAIGPGLVFVMPFVDTVNKVDLRVVTVDVPKQEILTRDNVSVTVDAVVYYRVIDPIAAVTRLANYHYAVSLLAQTVLRDILGQADLDDLLQRRDELNKKITGILDEMTIPWGIKIAAVTIKTVELPEEMKRAMAKQAEAERWRRARIIEAEGEKQASTILTEAARLYEEHPVALRLRELQTLIEVAREKSLVVVTEAGGRLFGEVVAAQKALKEHEKRTGGTG from the coding sequence ATGCCTATACTGGTGTCCGCTATTAAAGTCGTCAAAGAGTACGAAAGGCTCGTGGTTTTCAGGCTGGGAAGGCTACGTGGCGCGATCGGCCCTGGACTCGTCTTTGTCATGCCTTTCGTAGACACCGTTAACAAGGTTGACTTAAGGGTGGTCACAGTTGACGTACCAAAGCAAGAAATACTTACGCGAGACAATGTGAGCGTGACTGTAGATGCTGTTGTCTACTACAGGGTCATAGACCCCATAGCTGCCGTAACCAGGCTAGCTAATTACCACTATGCCGTGAGTCTACTAGCGCAGACCGTTTTAAGAGACATTCTCGGGCAAGCCGACCTCGATGATCTTTTACAGAGAAGAGACGAGCTAAATAAGAAGATAACCGGGATTCTAGACGAAATGACCATTCCATGGGGTATAAAAATTGCAGCTGTAACGATTAAGACGGTTGAATTACCGGAGGAAATGAAGCGGGCCATGGCCAAGCAGGCTGAAGCGGAGAGGTGGAGGCGGGCTAGGATAATCGAGGCTGAAGGAGAGAAGCAAGCATCAACGATACTAACGGAGGCTGCTAGACTTTACGAAGAGCACCCCGTTGCGCTGAGACTCAGGGAGCTTCAAACACTGATCGAAGTTGCGAGGGAAAAGTCTCTCGTCGTGGTAACAGAAGCAGGTGGAAGACTTTTCGGCGAAGTTGTGGCGGCTCAGAAGGCGCTAAAGGAGCATGAAAAGAGAACCGGTGGTACTGGGTGA
- a CDS encoding NfeD family protein, with protein MKIPLLAVVLSAFMVLSVLACFTLASNFGFLTYSSSDFGEERVVSKAVVVEIAPPWDTIDSGAAECFLDAVKYAESAGAMLLYKVNSYGGYLDAAFAMGDAVYYSHVPAVAYVENKALSAGTLIILPADIIALQRGSIIGAMKPIMVNPVTGEVTFVNESKILEPIIGKAKVYSEPRRRNVTLIMDFIVNAKVVDSSTATSLGVGDFEVANFEELISRLNGLVIEKRGVRYRLEVPEGFIEGYTCSVRSRFLSLLSNAYLANALLSVGVLAAIFALASGRLVVLPLAVALILLGLVGTGVNPNLVSVFFMLLGAILLAVELFILPGFGVVGISGIVLITLGFALLPMYIPTGVVPQGEYLMALRAFIFGMATTLGTFLGIVLFKVIQVKRKKPILYTPEGKEGIVVEDIKPGKVGFVKIEGEYWRATSSKEINAGERVVVVSMKSDGVLVVEKKTME; from the coding sequence GTGAAAATACCTCTTTTAGCGGTAGTGCTATCGGCTTTCATGGTTCTGAGCGTTCTAGCCTGTTTTACGCTAGCCTCAAACTTCGGTTTTTTAACATACTCCTCTAGCGATTTCGGCGAGGAGAGGGTGGTTTCTAAGGCGGTTGTCGTCGAGATAGCCCCTCCGTGGGATACCATTGACAGCGGGGCGGCGGAGTGCTTCCTTGACGCTGTTAAGTACGCGGAGTCTGCAGGTGCTATGCTACTGTACAAGGTTAACTCTTACGGTGGATATCTCGATGCAGCTTTCGCCATGGGGGATGCAGTCTACTACTCTCACGTGCCAGCAGTTGCTTACGTTGAAAATAAGGCTCTCAGCGCAGGTACGCTAATAATCCTCCCAGCAGACATCATTGCGCTTCAAAGGGGGTCAATTATAGGGGCAATGAAGCCCATAATGGTGAACCCTGTTACCGGAGAAGTAACGTTTGTAAATGAGTCGAAAATACTTGAGCCGATCATTGGTAAAGCCAAAGTTTACAGTGAGCCGAGAAGACGCAATGTTACATTGATAATGGATTTCATTGTCAACGCAAAGGTCGTAGACTCTTCTACGGCTACCTCGCTCGGAGTCGGGGACTTTGAAGTTGCTAATTTCGAGGAGCTCATCTCGAGGTTAAATGGGCTTGTAATCGAAAAGAGAGGGGTAAGGTACCGTCTCGAGGTGCCTGAAGGCTTCATTGAAGGCTATACGTGTAGCGTTAGGTCTAGATTCTTGTCACTACTATCTAACGCCTACTTGGCGAATGCCCTGCTAAGTGTAGGTGTTCTGGCAGCCATCTTTGCCCTAGCCTCAGGTAGGCTTGTTGTACTCCCACTCGCAGTAGCGCTGATACTACTTGGACTCGTGGGCACGGGAGTAAACCCCAACTTGGTATCGGTGTTCTTCATGCTGCTAGGTGCTATTTTACTAGCAGTAGAGCTCTTTATACTGCCAGGTTTCGGCGTAGTTGGAATAAGCGGTATTGTACTGATAACGCTCGGCTTCGCGCTGTTACCCATGTATATACCAACCGGTGTAGTGCCGCAAGGAGAGTACTTAATGGCTTTAAGGGCATTTATATTTGGAATGGCGACAACTCTGGGCACATTTCTCGGCATAGTACTATTCAAAGTGATTCAAGTGAAGCGCAAGAAACCAATATTGTACACCCCGGAGGGGAAGGAAGGCATAGTAGTGGAAGACATAAAGCCGGGGAAGGTGGGTTTCGTTAAAATAGAAGGTGAGTATTGGAGGGCTACATCCAGCAAGGAGATCAATGCGGGGGAGAGAGTGGTGGTTGTCTCCATGAAATCCGATGGCGTTTTAGTTGTGGAAAAGAAAACTATGGAGTAA
- a CDS encoding metallophosphoesterase, with the protein MGTRTLQIIHTSDLHLVPEMFENTPVEEAFYNVFGEIAEKTIESGVKYLLIAGDMFDKPSPPLGIVMKAVSVLRRLRENGVRVVVVPGNHDVSRSRPGVLNLLAEAGLIHLLEFSEEMGWLLLNPLVFEDDKLVLYGIPGFPGGGSREVRFLKQGLVKFKNLSTYKNYNVVVLAHINTKFAGYDPSRYYNRYGKLYLEYEDLLRRFPGNTIYVALGHIHLPIPLDTAFRSNIAYPGAPIGMNVGDLLETAELEKLGAFRRSLLVDTSSTLPLVKSIRLESALSVLHENVTVKGIDELKDRLAELVGRAEGSGYTALIVDVNGMDRLNSEIEAFRRDLMKKKNVYIKLRLVDAVKALPIPVVTINAQARQDLSIPEIELNVLKEFISKHRLNMTADKLKRIIDLLGSPYDVSPERLLEEVIKELGELKS; encoded by the coding sequence TTGGGGACGCGCACTTTGCAGATTATTCATACAAGCGACCTTCACCTCGTACCGGAGATGTTTGAAAATACTCCGGTGGAAGAGGCATTTTATAACGTGTTTGGTGAGATAGCCGAGAAAACCATTGAGAGTGGAGTTAAGTACCTGCTTATCGCTGGGGACATGTTTGATAAGCCTAGTCCGCCCCTCGGTATTGTGATGAAGGCTGTTAGTGTTCTAAGGAGATTACGTGAGAACGGTGTTAGGGTCGTAGTAGTGCCGGGCAACCACGACGTATCCCGCAGTAGGCCCGGCGTTTTAAACTTACTAGCAGAAGCCGGTTTAATTCATCTACTTGAATTTTCCGAGGAAATGGGCTGGCTACTATTAAATCCACTCGTATTCGAGGACGATAAGCTAGTTCTCTACGGCATACCCGGTTTTCCGGGAGGCGGTTCGCGCGAAGTGAGGTTCTTGAAGCAGGGACTCGTAAAGTTCAAGAACTTATCCACTTACAAGAACTACAACGTAGTCGTACTAGCTCACATTAACACGAAGTTCGCTGGTTATGACCCCTCAAGGTATTATAACAGATATGGTAAGCTATACCTGGAATATGAGGATCTATTACGCCGATTTCCTGGAAATACCATTTACGTTGCTCTGGGTCACATTCACCTCCCTATACCACTAGACACGGCTTTCAGGAGTAACATTGCATATCCCGGTGCACCGATCGGGATGAACGTAGGGGATTTACTAGAAACAGCCGAGCTCGAGAAGCTCGGGGCCTTTAGGCGCTCACTCCTAGTGGATACTTCAAGTACGCTGCCACTAGTAAAGTCTATTCGGCTTGAATCAGCCCTCTCAGTACTTCACGAAAACGTTACAGTGAAAGGTATTGACGAGCTAAAGGATCGACTGGCCGAGCTTGTAGGCAGAGCTGAGGGATCAGGATATACTGCTTTGATCGTAGACGTTAATGGCATGGATAGGCTTAATAGCGAGATAGAGGCCTTTAGGAGGGACCTCATGAAGAAGAAAAACGTATATATCAAGCTAAGACTCGTAGATGCCGTGAAGGCCCTTCCCATACCGGTAGTAACTATAAATGCGCAAGCACGCCAGGACCTTTCAATACCCGAAATCGAGCTCAACGTCTTGAAGGAATTTATCTCTAAGCATAGACTAAATATGACGGCTGACAAGCTTAAGCGAATTATAGACCTCCTGGGTAGCCCGTATGATGTGTCTCCCGAGAGGCTTCTAGAGGAGGTCATTAAGGAACTAGGTGAACTTAAAAGTTGA
- a CDS encoding methyltransferase domain-containing protein, whose product MEGVYVIEPAGMHLKLLLKVNRVFALEKSPYQEVVFAEIEGFGKSLLLDKFIQSTEKDEHIYHELLVHPAMALHRNPEKVLILGGGEGATLREVLKHNTVKEVVMVDIDPVVVEFSKKYLEHMHQGSFDDPRSKVIIMDGKDYIKRGPSSYFDVVIMDLTDPYASEVARPLYSSEAFAEIKRILKPEGVVVTQAGSSYFYPGEYKYVLNNVKSSFKHVSEYWFWIPSFGLNVNFIVGSNAYRLEDAVNYIDERLRERGVVTKLVSGRLIEGLLKIGVLYP is encoded by the coding sequence ATGGAGGGAGTATACGTAATAGAGCCCGCTGGCATGCACTTAAAGCTGTTGCTTAAGGTTAACAGAGTATTTGCGTTAGAGAAATCGCCCTACCAGGAAGTAGTGTTCGCTGAGATCGAGGGTTTTGGCAAGAGCTTACTACTAGATAAGTTCATACAAAGCACAGAGAAGGATGAGCACATATACCATGAACTCTTGGTACACCCCGCCATGGCTCTCCACCGAAACCCCGAGAAAGTACTAATACTAGGCGGTGGAGAAGGTGCTACTCTAAGAGAGGTTTTAAAGCATAATACTGTTAAGGAAGTGGTGATGGTCGACATAGACCCGGTCGTGGTAGAATTCTCGAAGAAGTACCTTGAACACATGCATCAAGGTAGTTTTGACGATCCCCGTAGCAAGGTCATTATAATGGACGGTAAAGACTACATTAAGCGGGGACCGAGTAGCTACTTCGACGTCGTAATCATGGACTTGACGGACCCCTACGCGAGCGAAGTCGCCCGACCGCTTTACAGCTCGGAGGCGTTTGCCGAGATTAAGAGGATATTAAAGCCTGAAGGCGTCGTGGTAACTCAAGCTGGTAGTAGTTACTTCTACCCAGGAGAATACAAGTACGTGCTAAACAATGTTAAAAGCTCGTTTAAGCACGTTTCGGAGTATTGGTTCTGGATACCGAGCTTTGGGTTAAACGTAAATTTCATCGTGGGATCTAATGCATACAGATTGGAGGATGCCGTAAACTACATCGATGAAAGGTTAAGAGAACGTGGTGTCGTAACGAAGCTGGTTTCAGGTAGGCTTATTGAAGGGCTGTTAAAGATCGGGGTCCTTTACCCGTAA
- a CDS encoding DUF87 domain-containing protein, with protein sequence MDTLIKVGFVRGWENDVVHVAVSEKYIPEFGDLLYARERQDNTVRTILMEVVGFESQAPGALGPVETQPTILRVQERVIVKARLFIEISKSGSEVMLVKASKPPSLLSPVYLIRRGDAESEEIMNDISRYSYMRRGSSSKGIGAVVLRSGVAHNELLAQEKHFMNASFSVELPELLRKHVLVAGQTASGKTSGVQGLLLKYALESSDKIGWLVIDRHGEYTPSEGYVKDRFIGMLVDSIALNTDLGDDVKVYTYRLIQASHSKKPLATIPGRFDVKELPIKASSVTFSDFAALEEVGLEKASLIEEFLNILVDVFKYIELGGAEKLHSSRLPIVKSVDLFMHADQPETSTANMLALIPLLADNMVRYEGVGLPRKDKKGLHKVLVDRGIDARITRTLRRLILSIMGWRVRIVNIDKEKSVVVLDDSRSIVKVSPTLKDPQELPCLLEAISHTLERLEKAGAANYKWKGICKNDILEVKGEEGLDVDEIVEHVDRGNVVILDVSSLSTTQADLLVLTVARRLFEYRLELGVEESKKRPVISIVSEEAPLYLSPEKVKSPFNPFARIAREGRKFGIGLLAITQLATMIEKQLLGNFNTFIVMRTRSRGDIEFFRDLGIRGETLPFLGDRECFIYTPDLPIKEPIPVYMPAWFDEEYRKLVEERRGKTSQEIKVSGELAKVLELGFER encoded by the coding sequence GTGGATACGTTGATTAAAGTAGGCTTCGTTAGGGGCTGGGAAAACGACGTTGTTCATGTAGCTGTAAGCGAGAAGTACATTCCCGAGTTCGGCGACCTGCTCTATGCGCGGGAAAGGCAGGACAATACCGTCAGGACCATACTGATGGAAGTCGTAGGCTTCGAAAGCCAAGCACCAGGGGCTTTAGGGCCCGTGGAAACTCAGCCCACCATACTCCGCGTACAGGAAAGGGTGATCGTGAAAGCGAGGCTTTTCATCGAGATCTCCAAGAGCGGTAGCGAGGTAATGCTAGTTAAGGCTTCTAAACCACCTTCGCTACTCTCACCGGTGTACCTCATTCGCCGAGGTGATGCGGAATCTGAAGAGATTATGAACGATATAAGTCGGTACAGCTACATGAGACGGGGTTCTAGTAGTAAGGGGATCGGTGCCGTTGTTCTCCGCTCAGGTGTGGCTCACAACGAGCTCCTCGCGCAGGAGAAGCACTTCATGAACGCCTCGTTCAGCGTGGAGTTACCTGAATTACTTAGAAAACACGTACTTGTCGCCGGCCAGACTGCCTCAGGCAAAACCAGTGGCGTTCAAGGGTTGCTACTGAAGTACGCATTAGAGTCCTCCGATAAAATAGGCTGGCTGGTGATAGATAGGCACGGCGAGTACACCCCCTCGGAGGGCTACGTAAAGGACCGGTTTATTGGGATGCTCGTGGATAGCATTGCATTAAACACCGATCTCGGAGACGATGTTAAGGTCTATACGTACAGGCTTATACAGGCCTCTCACAGTAAAAAACCCCTTGCAACCATACCTGGACGCTTTGACGTAAAGGAGTTGCCCATAAAGGCCAGTAGCGTCACTTTCTCGGACTTCGCAGCACTAGAGGAAGTGGGGCTTGAAAAAGCCTCGTTGATTGAGGAGTTCTTGAACATACTCGTAGATGTATTCAAGTACATTGAGCTAGGTGGTGCCGAGAAACTGCACTCGAGCAGGCTTCCAATAGTCAAGTCCGTAGATCTCTTCATGCACGCCGATCAGCCGGAGACTTCTACTGCAAACATGCTTGCATTAATACCATTATTAGCAGATAACATGGTGAGGTATGAAGGCGTGGGGTTGCCGAGGAAGGACAAGAAAGGCCTACATAAGGTACTTGTAGACAGGGGTATTGATGCCCGTATTACACGAACGCTACGCAGGCTAATACTATCGATAATGGGCTGGAGGGTTAGAATCGTAAACATCGATAAGGAGAAAAGTGTGGTTGTTCTTGACGACTCCAGAAGCATAGTGAAAGTGTCACCCACACTCAAAGACCCCCAGGAACTACCATGCCTCCTAGAAGCAATAAGCCATACACTTGAAAGGCTCGAAAAGGCTGGTGCAGCTAACTATAAGTGGAAAGGCATATGCAAGAACGATATTTTAGAGGTTAAAGGCGAAGAAGGCCTAGATGTTGATGAAATCGTCGAGCACGTAGATAGAGGGAACGTGGTGATACTGGATGTGTCGTCGCTTAGTACAACCCAAGCCGACTTACTGGTGCTTACCGTTGCTAGAAGGCTTTTCGAATACAGGCTCGAACTCGGTGTAGAAGAGTCGAAGAAAAGGCCAGTTATATCAATCGTCTCGGAAGAGGCCCCGCTTTACTTAAGCCCCGAAAAAGTCAAGAGCCCCTTCAACCCGTTTGCTAGAATTGCTCGCGAAGGCAGAAAATTTGGTATAGGGCTTCTCGCAATAACGCAACTCGCTACAATGATCGAGAAACAATTACTAGGCAACTTTAACACATTCATAGTTATGAGGACTAGGAGTAGGGGCGACATAGAGTTCTTCAGGGACTTGGGCATACGGGGAGAGACATTGCCGTTCCTCGGTGATAGGGAGTGCTTCATTTACACCCCTGACCTACCTATAAAGGAGCCCATACCAGTGTACATGCCAGCGTGGTTTGATGAGGAATACAGGAAGCTCGTGGAGGAGAGACGCGGGAAAACGAGTCAGGAGATTAAGGTCAGCGGAGAGCTTGCAAAAGTGCTGGAACTGGGTTTTGAGCGATGA
- a CDS encoding mechanosensitive ion channel, producing MSTKDTVRKALAKVILYAVLVAVIMGVLQWFFSQGLDLIVVYTKLEGLLVAKDYAVYVYIIVLLVLGWLVVNAIASMFYTMLKPKYGSQTAVAVKSMISILGLGALLAGIAGGVAGGAAGVALGGFIGLVIGFATQQVLGQAVAGMFILLARPFKIGDLIDIAGESEVQVRDITTLFTTVSRKDGLDVLIPNSAIIGQKIVIRRRSEK from the coding sequence GTGAGCACAAAGGATACTGTGAGGAAGGCCCTTGCAAAGGTAATACTATACGCGGTACTAGTAGCGGTTATAATGGGCGTATTACAGTGGTTCTTCTCGCAGGGACTAGATTTAATAGTGGTGTACACCAAGCTCGAAGGGCTATTAGTGGCTAAGGACTACGCGGTGTACGTTTACATCATTGTGCTACTAGTGCTTGGCTGGTTAGTGGTAAACGCTATTGCATCAATGTTCTACACCATGCTGAAACCAAAATACGGGTCTCAAACAGCTGTGGCCGTTAAGAGCATGATCAGCATATTAGGGCTCGGCGCGCTTCTAGCCGGCATCGCCGGTGGAGTGGCCGGTGGCGCGGCAGGGGTGGCGTTAGGTGGATTTATAGGATTAGTCATAGGGTTTGCCACGCAACAGGTGCTCGGCCAAGCGGTGGCGGGAATGTTCATCCTACTAGCGAGGCCCTTTAAGATCGGCGACTTGATAGACATTGCTGGCGAGAGTGAAGTTCAAGTAAGGGACATCACCACGTTATTCACCACGGTAAGCAGGAAAGACGGATTAGATGTTCTAATACCTAACTCTGCGATTATTGGCCAGAAAATAGTGATTAGGCGGCGCAGTGAGAAGTAG